One genomic segment of Ignavibacteriota bacterium includes these proteins:
- a CDS encoding efflux RND transporter periplasmic adaptor subunit, giving the protein MNKQKLTIILVGAAIIIFSFFSMKMISGFKEEPKLKPAEDIVRFVKAEPVKYSDVSANHITNGRVYSQSEITLSAEVTGKILEGNVAFKEGQIFKKGDLLLRIYDNEAALNLKAEVSSFLTQLAGILPDMKIDFPETYPTWYKFFEQIEIDKDLPNLPEIKSTQEKVFLSSKSILSKYYTLKSNESKFKKYAIYAPFNGAISQVNLEVGAIANAGAALAKIINTNILEVEIPLEIENAKWINVGDKVSLTDELNEYKWFGNVIRKAGDLNQQTQSISVYVQLANNNHKPVYRGQYLKATFSNIPLNNVMEIPRNSVFNSNEVFTIENNALVKTKINVVKTNDKTLFFNGLNENTNVVVEPLINAAEGTKVKIIE; this is encoded by the coding sequence ATGAACAAGCAAAAATTAACGATAATATTAGTCGGAGCGGCTATAATTATTTTTTCATTTTTCTCAATGAAAATGATTAGCGGATTTAAAGAAGAGCCAAAATTAAAACCGGCGGAAGATATTGTAAGATTTGTAAAAGCGGAACCGGTTAAATATTCTGATGTTTCCGCAAATCATATTACAAACGGCAGAGTTTATTCGCAATCCGAAATTACACTAAGCGCCGAAGTTACCGGAAAAATTCTTGAAGGAAATGTTGCGTTTAAAGAAGGACAAATATTTAAGAAGGGTGATTTACTTTTAAGAATTTATGATAACGAAGCCGCGCTAAATTTAAAAGCAGAAGTAAGTTCTTTTTTAACTCAACTTGCGGGAATTTTACCGGATATGAAAATTGATTTTCCCGAAACATATCCAACTTGGTATAAGTTTTTTGAGCAAATTGAAATTGATAAAGACTTGCCAAATTTGCCGGAAATAAAATCTACCCAAGAAAAAGTTTTTCTTTCAAGCAAAAGTATTTTAAGTAAATATTATACTTTAAAAAGCAACGAATCAAAATTTAAAAAGTATGCAATTTATGCACCGTTTAACGGAGCAATTTCTCAAGTAAATTTGGAAGTTGGTGCAATTGCAAATGCCGGAGCAGCTCTTGCAAAAATTATAAACACAAATATTTTGGAAGTTGAAATTCCATTGGAAATTGAAAATGCAAAATGGATAAACGTTGGCGATAAAGTTTCTTTAACCGATGAACTAAACGAATATAAATGGTTTGGAAATGTGATTAGAAAAGCCGGCGACTTAAATCAGCAAACGCAATCAATTAGCGTTTACGTTCAGCTTGCAAACAATAATCACAAGCCGGTTTATCGCGGGCAATATTTGAAAGCAACTTTCTCAAACATTCCTTTAAATAACGTTATGGAAATTCCGAGAAACTCTGTTTTCAATTCAAACGAAGTTTTCACAATTGAAAATAATGCTCTTGTAAAAACAAAAATTAATGTTGTAAAAACCAATGATAAAACTCTTTTCTTCAACGGATTAAACGAAAACACAAATGTTGTTGTTGAGCCATTAATTAACGCTGCAGAAGGAACCAAAGTTAAAATTATAGAATAA
- a CDS encoding glycoside hydrolase family 95 protein: protein MKKLIILILCIGFLLHAQNNNQIDSSNYKLWYNKPASCFEDALVLGNGTVGATVFGGTKTDTIFLNDATLWSGEPVDPNMNPNAYKYIPEIRRALFEENYKVADSLNKFVQGSFSQSFAPLGNLFIKHKYQENVTNYYRELNISNAVAKINYLVNNISVNKEYFVSNPDKVFAIRLDASHKKSMDFALFFNSLLKYDLKTGNNSITVNGYAPYLAKPNYQGDIKDAVLFDKNRGTRFTTIIKLISCDGKVIETDSTLEVSGASSAEILVSIATSFNGYDKNPATEGLDNFKIASEQLKNASLKSISELKENHLKDYHKFFNRLTFQLQTSDSCSLPTDERLKKYFIDRKTDLGLEELYFHFGRYLLISSSRTPGVPANLQGIWNPYLRPPWSSNYTVNINVEENYWLAETANLSELHKPLLEFIKNVSNTGKITAKNFYGVNSGWCAAHNSDIWAMSNPVGDFGTGHPVWANWNMGGAWLSTHLWEHYLFTKDETFLTDYGYPLLKGASDFCKNWLVEDKNGNLITAPSTSPENIYLYKNYNGATLYGATADLAIIRELFNGTIRASEILNIDKPFSDSLKNAIEKLYPYQVGKKGNLQEWYYDWEDAEPKHRHQSHLFGLHPGHHISPEKTPELAEACKTTLNIKGDKSTGWSQGWRINLWARLKDGNRAYKLYQELLSFVDPSGVSTNYSNGGGTYPNMLDAHPPFQIDGNFGGAAGVLEMLIQSDENNIELLPALPTVWSSGKLFGVKARGGFEISFVWKNYSITYCKIFSQTGGETTIKINGVLKKIKLNHGESLVII from the coding sequence ATGAAAAAATTAATAATCTTAATATTATGTATCGGTTTTTTATTGCACGCTCAAAATAATAATCAAATTGATTCTTCAAATTATAAGTTGTGGTATAACAAACCGGCAAGCTGTTTTGAAGATGCGCTTGTTTTAGGAAACGGAACGGTTGGTGCAACTGTGTTTGGTGGAACCAAAACGGATACAATTTTTTTAAATGATGCAACTCTTTGGTCGGGTGAGCCGGTTGATCCAAATATGAATCCCAATGCTTATAAATACATTCCCGAAATTAGAAGGGCGTTGTTTGAAGAAAATTACAAAGTGGCAGACTCGTTAAATAAATTTGTTCAAGGTTCTTTTTCTCAATCATTTGCTCCCTTGGGAAACTTATTTATTAAACATAAATACCAAGAGAACGTTACCAATTATTACCGAGAGCTTAATATTAGCAATGCCGTAGCAAAAATTAATTATCTTGTAAATAATATTTCAGTAAACAAAGAATATTTTGTTTCTAATCCGGATAAGGTTTTTGCAATACGTTTGGATGCTTCCCATAAAAAATCAATGGATTTTGCTCTTTTCTTCAATAGTCTGCTTAAGTATGATCTCAAAACCGGCAATAACTCCATAACTGTAAACGGATATGCTCCTTACCTTGCCAAACCAAATTATCAAGGTGATATTAAAGATGCTGTGTTGTTTGATAAAAACAGAGGCACAAGATTTACTACTATTATTAAACTAATTTCGTGTGATGGAAAAGTGATTGAAACCGATTCGACATTAGAAGTTTCTGGTGCTTCAAGTGCGGAGATTTTGGTTTCCATTGCTACAAGTTTTAATGGTTATGATAAAAATCCCGCCACAGAAGGACTTGACAATTTTAAAATTGCAAGCGAACAACTTAAAAATGCAAGCTTAAAATCTATTTCAGAATTGAAGGAAAATCATTTAAAAGATTATCACAAGTTTTTTAATAGATTAACTTTTCAACTGCAAACATCTGATAGTTGCTCTTTACCAACAGATGAAAGATTAAAAAAATATTTTATCGATAGAAAAACAGATCTGGGTTTAGAAGAACTTTATTTTCACTTTGGAAGATATTTACTTATCTCTAGCTCAAGAACGCCGGGCGTTCCGGCCAATTTACAAGGCATTTGGAATCCATATTTACGTCCGCCGTGGAGCAGCAATTATACTGTAAATATTAATGTTGAAGAAAATTATTGGCTGGCAGAAACAGCAAATCTTTCGGAATTGCACAAACCGTTGTTGGAATTTATTAAAAACGTATCTAATACCGGTAAGATCACCGCTAAAAACTTTTACGGTGTTAATTCCGGCTGGTGTGCGGCACATAATTCAGATATTTGGGCAATGAGCAACCCGGTTGGTGATTTTGGAACTGGGCATCCCGTTTGGGCAAATTGGAATATGGGCGGTGCTTGGCTAAGCACACATTTATGGGAACATTATCTTTTCACAAAAGATGAAACGTTTTTAACAGATTATGGTTATCCGTTGCTAAAGGGGGCTTCTGATTTTTGTAAAAACTGGCTTGTTGAAGACAAGAACGGAAATTTAATTACGGCTCCTTCAACCTCACCGGAAAATATATATTTATATAAAAATTACAACGGCGCAACTTTGTATGGCGCAACGGCAGATTTGGCAATTATTCGCGAGTTGTTTAATGGTACAATTCGCGCTTCTGAAATATTAAATATTGATAAACCTTTTTCTGATTCGTTAAAAAACGCAATAGAAAAACTTTATCCATATCAAGTTGGGAAGAAAGGAAATTTACAAGAGTGGTATTATGATTGGGAAGATGCTGAGCCTAAACATCGACACCAATCGCACCTATTTGGTTTGCACCCGGGACATCATATTTCACCTGAAAAAACTCCGGAATTGGCGGAAGCTTGTAAAACTACTTTAAATATTAAAGGAGATAAAAGCACCGGGTGGTCACAAGGCTGGAGAATTAATTTGTGGGCCAGATTAAAAGACGGAAACAGAGCATATAAATTATATCAAGAACTTTTATCCTTTGTTGATCCATCGGGCGTAAGCACTAATTATAGTAACGGTGGCGGAACTTATCCAAATATGTTGGACGCTCATCCGCCGTTTCAAATTGATGGAAATTTTGGCGGTGCTGCCGGTGTTTTAGAAATGCTAATTCAGTCTGATGAAAACAACATAGAACTTTTACCCGCGTTGCCCACTGTGTGGAGTTCGGGTAAACTGTTTGGTGTAAAAGCCCGTGGTGGTTTCGAAATTTCTTTCGTGTGGAAAAACTATAGCATTACTTATTGTAAAATATTTTCTCAAACCGGCGGTGAAACAACCATTAAAATAAATGGCGTTTTAAAGAAAATTAAGTTGAATCACGGAGAGAGTTTAGTAATAATTTAG
- the trxB gene encoding thioredoxin-disulfide reductase has protein sequence MENNFDVIVIGGGPAGLTAGIYLSRAKQSTLILNEGAAGGQMVLTHEVANYPGIESISGYQLSRNMRKQAEKFGCNVKSNIKVTNLNLQSDLKSVEINNVETYFAKSIILATGGKSRTIGAKGEDVFKGKGISYCATCDGDFFQDKNIIVVGGGNSALEEAVSLTKYANSVTVVHQFDHFQAFESAVHEAKENPKINFIMESEIQEFIGNDKLEKVIIKNMRTNEIFEKEIDGVFILIGYVPNTESLKGIIELNNRNEIITNDLMETNISGVFAAGDSRAKRFRQITTSVSDGTIAALSAAEYVEKLKHEMAL, from the coding sequence ATGGAAAACAATTTTGATGTAATTGTTATAGGCGGCGGTCCGGCTGGATTAACAGCCGGAATTTATTTATCGAGAGCAAAACAGTCAACATTAATTTTAAATGAAGGCGCAGCTGGCGGACAAATGGTTTTAACTCACGAAGTTGCAAATTATCCCGGAATAGAAAGTATAAGCGGATATCAACTTTCCCGAAACATGCGCAAACAAGCAGAAAAATTTGGATGTAACGTTAAATCAAATATAAAAGTTACAAATTTAAATTTGCAAAGCGATTTAAAATCTGTTGAAATAAACAACGTCGAAACATATTTTGCAAAATCTATAATTCTTGCAACCGGTGGAAAATCAAGAACTATCGGCGCAAAAGGCGAAGACGTTTTTAAAGGTAAAGGAATTTCATATTGTGCAACTTGCGATGGAGATTTTTTTCAAGATAAAAATATAATTGTTGTCGGCGGAGGAAACTCAGCACTTGAAGAAGCTGTTTCTTTAACGAAGTACGCAAACTCTGTAACCGTTGTACATCAGTTTGATCATTTCCAAGCATTTGAAAGCGCCGTGCACGAAGCGAAAGAAAATCCCAAAATTAATTTTATTATGGAATCCGAAATTCAAGAGTTTATAGGAAACGATAAGCTTGAGAAAGTTATAATTAAAAATATGCGAACGAATGAGATTTTCGAAAAAGAAATTGACGGCGTATTTATTTTAATCGGATATGTTCCAAACACTGAATCGTTAAAAGGAATAATAGAGTTAAATAATCGAAACGAAATTATTACCAACGATTTGATGGAAACAAATATTTCGGGAGTTTTTGCAGCCGGAGATTCTAGAGCAAAAAGATTTCGCCAAATTACAACATCGGTAAGCGATGGAACAATTGCCGCACTTAGTGCTGCAGAATATGTTGAAAAATTAAAACACGAGATGGCATTATAG
- a CDS encoding thioredoxin — translation MTLQTGLNHIATANELTKIINENDNVMVCCGRMGPMCVPVYEVMEEIQDQYSHVKFFDMAFDSPEAGIIRNLPECRSFAGLPFTVYYKNGKVAKATTSIQNMDQVTSILDKEFKS, via the coding sequence ATGACACTACAAACCGGATTAAATCACATTGCAACAGCAAATGAGTTAACAAAAATTATAAATGAAAACGATAACGTTATGGTTTGCTGCGGAAGAATGGGACCAATGTGCGTTCCAGTTTACGAAGTTATGGAAGAAATCCAAGACCAATATTCACACGTAAAATTTTTTGATATGGCTTTTGATAGTCCCGAAGCCGGAATAATTAGAAATCTTCCCGAGTGCAGAAGCTTTGCCGGATTACCGTTTACAGTTTATTACAAAAATGGAAAAGTTGCAAAAGCTACAACAAGTATTCAAAATATGGATCAAGTTACAAGTATTTTAGATAAGGAATTTAAAAGCTAA
- a CDS encoding aminopeptidase, which yields MKKIIFIILLSFTLIFAQEKQQFKNLEILKTTPVKSQGNSGTCWVFATTSFVETELLRLGFEETDLSEMFTVNHKLLSMAENYVRYHGKANFGEGGQAHDLLNAVKKYGMVPENIYSGKNIGLENHNHSEMTNVLQGMLDGILKNENAKLTSKWKEAVESVIDTYLGKTPETFKFNGKEYSPKTFAELTKFNPEDYVEITSYTDAPFYEKIILPLPDNWTHSEYYNIPIDEIIETIENAIKKGYSVCWDGDSGRDNFYREECYAVIPDEKIKTDSLTPEVEKVITQEMRQTAFENFDVTDDHLMHIVGTAENQNGKRFYYTKNSWGTEKRKFDGFWYISENYIRLKTVAIIVHKDSIPKNIREKMGI from the coding sequence TTGAAAAAAATAATTTTTATAATTCTTCTATCCTTTACATTAATATTTGCACAAGAAAAACAACAATTTAAGAATTTAGAAATTTTAAAAACCACGCCGGTTAAAAGTCAAGGAAACTCGGGAACTTGCTGGGTTTTTGCAACAACTTCTTTTGTTGAAACAGAATTATTAAGATTAGGTTTTGAGGAAACAGATTTATCGGAAATGTTTACGGTAAATCATAAACTTTTATCAATGGCAGAAAATTATGTAAGATATCACGGGAAAGCTAATTTTGGCGAGGGTGGACAAGCTCACGATTTACTAAATGCCGTAAAAAAATATGGAATGGTTCCGGAAAATATTTATTCGGGAAAAAATATTGGATTGGAAAATCATAATCATTCTGAAATGACAAACGTTTTGCAAGGAATGTTAGACGGAATTTTAAAAAACGAAAATGCAAAATTAACTTCAAAATGGAAAGAAGCCGTAGAATCAGTAATTGATACTTATTTAGGAAAAACCCCGGAAACTTTTAAGTTTAATGGAAAAGAATATTCACCAAAAACTTTTGCCGAATTAACAAAATTTAATCCGGAGGATTATGTTGAAATTACATCCTACACAGATGCGCCGTTTTATGAAAAAATTATTTTGCCTTTGCCGGATAATTGGACACACTCAGAATATTATAATATTCCAATAGATGAAATTATTGAAACTATTGAAAATGCAATTAAGAAAGGTTATTCTGTTTGCTGGGATGGAGACAGCGGAAGAGATAATTTTTATAGAGAAGAATGTTATGCAGTAATTCCGGATGAAAAAATTAAAACAGATTCTCTAACTCCCGAAGTTGAAAAAGTTATAACCCAAGAAATGCGACAAACAGCATTTGAAAATTTTGATGTAACGGATGATCATTTAATGCATATTGTTGGAACAGCAGAAAATCAAAACGGAAAAAGATTTTATTACACTAAAAATTCTTGGGGAACGGAAAAAAGAAAATTTGATGGATTTTGGTATATATCGGAAAATTATATTAGACTAAAAACCGTTGCGATAATTGTGCACAAAGATTCAATTCCTAAAAACATTAGAGAAAAAATGGGAATTTGA
- a CDS encoding isoaspartyl peptidase/L-asparaginase, whose product MNYKILFVFVFSLLWVSCVKEIKNNDVEESEKSKTDFALVIHGGAGYIYKGRYTPEQEKEYILKLEEALNEGYKILEKNGSSVDALETAIRILEDSPLFNAGKGAVLNNEGNVELDASIMSGENIGAGGVAGIKHIKNPITLARFVMEHSPHVLMFGDGAEKFADEFGLEKVENSYFKTQENVDEYNKSKETEKSKHGTVGCVAIDKKGNLAAGTSTGGLSGKKFGRVGDSPIIGAGTYANNKTCAISSTGQGEYFIKNVVAYDISALMEYQKLSLSESAEYVINDKLKKQNALGGIIGIDNKGNIVMSFNTDGMFRGYRKSGESSVVELYK is encoded by the coding sequence ATGAATTATAAAATATTATTCGTTTTTGTCTTTTCGCTTCTCTGGGTTTCTTGCGTAAAAGAAATTAAAAATAATGATGTTGAAGAATCTGAAAAAAGTAAAACAGACTTTGCCTTGGTTATTCACGGCGGAGCCGGTTACATTTATAAAGGAAGATATACTCCGGAGCAAGAAAAAGAATACATTTTAAAATTAGAAGAGGCGTTAAACGAAGGTTATAAAATTTTGGAAAAGAATGGTAGCTCGGTTGATGCCTTAGAAACCGCTATAAGAATTTTGGAAGATTCTCCGTTATTTAATGCCGGCAAGGGTGCAGTTTTAAATAATGAAGGAAATGTAGAATTAGATGCTTCAATTATGAGTGGTGAAAACATTGGCGCCGGCGGTGTTGCGGGAATTAAGCATATTAAAAATCCAATTACTTTAGCACGTTTTGTAATGGAACACTCGCCGCATGTTTTAATGTTTGGTGATGGAGCAGAAAAATTTGCTGATGAATTTGGTTTAGAAAAAGTTGAAAATTCTTATTTCAAAACTCAAGAAAATGTTGATGAATATAATAAAAGTAAGGAAACTGAAAAATCAAAACACGGAACTGTTGGTTGTGTAGCAATTGATAAAAAAGGAAATTTAGCTGCGGGAACATCAACCGGTGGATTAAGTGGAAAAAAATTCGGTCGCGTTGGCGATTCTCCAATTATCGGAGCCGGAACTTACGCAAACAATAAAACTTGCGCAATTTCATCAACCGGACAAGGAGAATATTTTATTAAAAATGTTGTGGCTTATGATATTTCCGCATTAATGGAATATCAAAAACTTTCACTTTCCGAATCTGCAGAATATGTAATTAATGATAAGTTAAAAAAACAAAATGCTCTTGGCGGAATTATCGGAATTGACAATAAAGGAAATATTGTAATGTCGTTTAATACAGATGGAATGTTTAGAGGTTATAGAAAAAGCGGTGAAAGTTCGGTTGTTGAGTTATATAAATAA
- a CDS encoding CoA transferase — MKIFKGLRVLEISSVLAGPSVGMFFAELGANVIKVENPKTNGDVTRSWKLPQENQQSDLSSYFCSVNWGKKSISLGLENKEDYKIFIELVNISDIITVSFKFGDDKKLKADYKSIKKINPKIIYAQITGFGLNDERTAFDAVIQAYSGFMYMNGLRETEPLKMPVALIDILAAHQIKEAILLAMIEKQKTGKGSFVHVSLLDAGISSLANQASNFLNVGIIPERVGSNHPNIFPYGTIFLTKDKKHILLAIGNDMQFKTFCEKFDKNYKINLDKFSTNFKRVKFREELSKIISEIICQVDSKKTIKILDKNKIPAAIIKNMKEVFEQKQAKELILSDKKNGKIYFGVRTNASKIDNKKYFKLSPPPHLDENRKEILRLIK, encoded by the coding sequence ATGAAAATTTTTAAAGGATTACGAGTTTTAGAAATTTCCTCAGTTTTAGCCGGACCATCAGTGGGAATGTTTTTTGCAGAACTTGGCGCAAATGTTATTAAAGTAGAAAATCCTAAAACAAACGGCGATGTAACGCGAAGTTGGAAACTCCCGCAAGAAAATCAGCAAAGTGATTTATCAAGTTACTTTTGCTCCGTTAATTGGGGAAAAAAATCCATTTCTCTTGGTTTAGAAAACAAAGAAGATTATAAAATATTTATTGAGCTTGTAAATATTTCTGATATAATTACGGTAAGTTTTAAATTTGGTGATGACAAAAAACTTAAGGCAGATTACAAATCGATTAAGAAAATAAATCCCAAAATAATATATGCGCAAATTACCGGATTTGGATTAAACGACGAACGAACAGCGTTTGATGCTGTAATTCAAGCATATTCCGGATTTATGTATATGAATGGCTTACGCGAAACCGAGCCGCTAAAAATGCCCGTTGCGCTAATTGATATTTTAGCTGCACATCAAATTAAAGAAGCAATTCTTTTGGCGATGATTGAAAAACAAAAAACCGGAAAAGGAAGTTTTGTTCACGTTTCACTTTTGGATGCGGGAATTTCTTCATTAGCAAACCAAGCATCAAACTTTTTAAATGTTGGAATTATTCCAGAAAGAGTTGGCTCAAACCATCCAAATATTTTTCCATATGGAACAATATTTTTAACAAAGGATAAAAAACACATTCTGCTTGCAATTGGAAACGACATGCAGTTTAAAACATTTTGCGAAAAGTTTGATAAAAATTATAAAATCAATTTAGATAAATTCTCAACAAATTTTAAGAGAGTTAAATTTAGAGAGGAATTATCAAAAATAATTTCTGAAATTATATGCCAAGTTGATTCAAAAAAAACAATAAAAATTTTAGATAAAAATAAAATTCCCGCAGCAATAATAAAAAACATGAAAGAAGTTTTTGAGCAAAAACAAGCGAAGGAATTAATTTTAAGTGATAAAAAAAATGGTAAAATTTATTTTGGAGTAAGAACCAACGCATCAAAAATCGATAACAAAAAATACTTTAAACTTTCTCCACCGCCGCACTTAGATGAAAACAGAAAAGAAATTTTAAGGTTAATAAAGTAA
- the clpB gene encoding ATP-dependent chaperone ClpB, with translation MSFNLNKLTIKAQEVVQNAVEIAQNYNNQIVEPEHILASMLQENGGVAESMIQKTGSNVSQMKIKIGEFLETLPKVTGAGIGNQQLSQNTARLFDRAVTEANNLKDEFVSTEHLLLALAEDSGKVGDLLKKNNITKNVILSALKDIRGTQRVTSQNAEDTYESLKKFGRNLNDLARSGKLDPVIGRDEEIRRVLQVLSRRTKNNPVLIGEPGVGKTAIAEGLAHRIISGDVPENLKTKNIVALDLGALVAGTQYRGQFEERLKAIIKEVQNSNGEIILFIDEIHQLVGAGKTDGAMDAANILKPALARGELHAIGATTLDEYRKHIEKDAALERRFQPVIVSEPTEEDTVSILRGLKERYEVHHGVRITDGAIIAAVQLSNRYITDRFLPDKAIDLIDEAASKLRIEIDSMPEELDVLERKVKQIEIEREALKREKDQESIQRLEELSAELSNLQEERNLLRSHWNLEKNKIKIIQTLKSEVENYKILSDKYERDGNLGKVAEIRYGVIADLEKKLKIESEELSKIQKSSKMLKEEVDAEDVAEVVAKWTRIPVSRMLESERSKLIRMEDELHKKVVGQNEAVYAVANAIRRSRAGLQDSTKPIGSFIFIGTTGVGKTELARALAEFLFNDEHSMIRIDMSEYMEKHSVSRLVGAPPGYVGYEDGGQLTEAVRRRPYSVVLLDEIEKAHPDVFNILLQVLDDGRLTDNQGRTVDFKNTIIIMTSNLGSHLFQEKLHEFNEENYEDILSDLRLKLSELLRRTIRPEFLNRIDEIVLFKPLLKSELKNIIDIQLQKVVILLAEKNISLVIKDEVKDFLLSIGSDITYGARPLKRTIQRHLINPLSTELLMNKFSSGDTVFVNYFGDGKISFVKDE, from the coding sequence ATGTCTTTTAATTTAAATAAACTAACTATTAAGGCTCAAGAGGTTGTGCAAAATGCCGTTGAAATTGCACAAAATTATAATAACCAAATTGTTGAGCCGGAACATATTTTGGCTTCGATGCTGCAAGAAAACGGCGGCGTTGCGGAATCTATGATTCAAAAAACCGGTTCGAATGTTTCTCAAATGAAAATTAAAATTGGTGAGTTTTTGGAAACTTTGCCCAAAGTAACCGGAGCGGGAATTGGAAATCAGCAATTATCACAAAATACTGCTCGGCTTTTTGATCGTGCTGTAACCGAGGCAAATAATTTAAAAGATGAATTTGTTTCAACCGAACACTTGCTTTTGGCTCTTGCGGAAGATTCGGGAAAAGTCGGTGATTTGTTAAAGAAAAATAATATCACAAAAAATGTAATTCTATCGGCGTTAAAAGATATTAGGGGAACTCAAAGAGTAACATCTCAAAATGCGGAAGATACTTACGAATCGCTAAAAAAATTCGGCAGAAATTTAAATGATTTGGCTCGCTCCGGTAAGCTTGATCCGGTTATTGGTCGTGATGAAGAAATTAGAAGAGTTCTTCAAGTTTTATCACGAAGAACAAAAAACAATCCCGTTTTAATCGGCGAACCCGGGGTTGGAAAAACTGCAATTGCAGAAGGTCTTGCGCACAGAATAATTTCCGGTGATGTACCCGAAAATCTTAAAACTAAAAATATAGTTGCGTTGGATTTAGGGGCGCTTGTTGCTGGAACTCAATACCGCGGGCAGTTTGAAGAACGTTTAAAAGCAATAATTAAGGAAGTTCAAAATTCAAACGGAGAAATAATTTTATTTATTGATGAAATACATCAGTTGGTTGGCGCGGGAAAAACAGATGGTGCAATGGATGCGGCAAATATTCTTAAGCCGGCGTTGGCTCGCGGCGAGCTTCATGCAATTGGCGCAACTACGCTTGATGAATATAGAAAACATATTGAAAAAGATGCTGCGCTTGAAAGAAGGTTTCAACCCGTGATTGTTTCCGAGCCAACCGAGGAAGATACTGTTTCTATTTTACGCGGATTAAAAGAACGATATGAAGTTCATCATGGTGTAAGAATTACAGACGGAGCAATTATAGCCGCGGTTCAACTTTCAAACAGATATATTACTGATAGATTTTTACCGGATAAAGCAATTGATCTTATTGATGAAGCAGCATCAAAATTAAGAATAGAAATTGATTCAATGCCGGAAGAATTAGACGTGCTTGAAAGAAAAGTTAAACAAATTGAAATTGAGCGAGAAGCTTTAAAAAGAGAAAAAGATCAAGAGTCTATTCAACGATTGGAAGAACTATCTGCAGAATTAAGTAATCTTCAAGAAGAAAGAAATTTATTGCGATCACATTGGAATTTAGAAAAGAATAAAATTAAAATTATTCAAACTTTAAAAAGTGAGGTTGAAAATTACAAGATTCTTTCTGATAAATATGAGCGCGATGGAAATTTGGGGAAAGTAGCAGAAATTAGATATGGAGTAATTGCTGATTTAGAAAAGAAATTAAAAATAGAATCCGAGGAACTTTCTAAAATTCAAAAGTCGAGTAAAATGTTAAAGGAAGAAGTAGATGCCGAAGACGTTGCTGAAGTTGTTGCAAAGTGGACGAGAATTCCCGTTAGCAGAATGTTGGAAAGCGAAAGAAGTAAACTGATCAGAATGGAAGATGAACTTCACAAAAAAGTTGTTGGACAAAACGAGGCTGTTTATGCTGTGGCAAATGCGATAAGACGATCTCGTGCCGGTTTACAAGATTCAACAAAACCAATTGGCTCTTTTATTTTTATTGGTACAACCGGTGTTGGAAAAACAGAACTTGCCCGTGCCTTAGCAGAGTTTCTTTTTAATGATGAACACTCAATGATAAGAATTGATATGTCGGAATATATGGAAAAACATTCCGTTTCCCGATTAGTTGGTGCGCCTCCCGGATACGTTGGATATGAAGATGGGGGACAATTAACCGAAGCGGTGCGAAGAAGACCATATTCCGTTGTGCTTTTGGATGAAATTGAAAAAGCACATCCCGATGTTTTTAATATTTTGCTCCAAGTTTTAGATGATGGAAGATTAACAGATAACCAAGGAAGAACTGTTGATTTTAAAAATACAATAATTATTATGACCTCCAACTTGGGTTCTCATTTGTTTCAAGAAAAACTTCACGAATTTAACGAAGAAAATTATGAGGATATTTTAAGCGACTTGAGATTAAAACTAAGTGAACTTTTAAGAAGAACTATTCGACCGGAATTTTTAAATCGTATTGATGAAATTGTTTTGTTCAAACCATTATTAAAAAGCGAACTTAAAAATATTATTGATATTCAACTTCAAAAAGTGGTAATATTGCTTGCGGAAAAGAATATAAGCTTGGTTATAAAAGACGAGGTAAAAGATTTTCTGCTTTCTATTGGTTCTGATATAACCTACGGAGCACGACCACTTAAAAGAACAATCCAACGTCACTTGATAAATCCACTTTCTACTGAATTATTAATGAATAAATTTTCTTCCGGAGATACGGTTTTTGTGAATTATTTTGGCGATGGAAAAATTAGTTTTGTAAAGGATGAGTAA